In a genomic window of Anoxybacter fermentans:
- a CDS encoding xanthine dehydrogenase family protein molybdopterin-binding subunit: MKVVGKRVKRIDAVSKVTGEAKYVDDMKFEGMLYAKIKRSPYPHAKILNIDTSKAEALPGVEAVITGKDFPNTTGLYMADRTVFAIDKVRYIGDAVAAVAAESEEIAEKALELIEVEYEELPALFDPIEAMKEDAPLIHENLHEYDHAVFIHPVPHTNISEHFKLRKGDVEKGFKEADYIIEDEFSVPMVHHVPLETHTAIAKMSLDGQLEVISSCQSPFAVRQLLGHVFDIPLNKITVKAEYIGGGFGGKAGLQIEPMVVALAMTVPGRYIRLTYTREEEFQAAVNRQGLRAKYKSGVRKDGKIVAQEITYIWDAGAYNDYGVNIVKTAGYSCSGPYEIENVKADSYCVYTNHPVGCAYRGFGMCEIHWGIEQHMDNIAEKLGLSPVEIRKINGLKDGSLTVTNERLQDVGYIKCVERVAELLELDKKDAPSKPYKVRGKGIAGAYKGPSTPPAAASSAIIYLLEDGTVNLQVSATDIGQGSHTALAQIAAEELGIDVDKIHVSVPNTDYTPYEWQTVGSRTTYSTGNAVIRAARDLKRQLLEYAAEDFNVNIEDLYIEDGFIYSKKDKNLKKDIKDYALGLVYSDGSGRGGPVIGKGIFIPEGVTNLDPETGQGRPVNHWTFGVHGAEVEVDLETGEVDVIKMVSVFDVGRVINPDTCEGQLEGGLIQGMGTALMEEMILKDGKLLNPSFVDYKIPTAMDCPEIITEFVETPLKDGPYGARGIGEPAMIPAAPAIANAVYDAIGVRITSLPITAEKVLKAIKEKRANEEKEKNNK, encoded by the coding sequence ATGAAAGTTGTTGGTAAACGAGTAAAGCGAATTGACGCAGTTAGTAAAGTTACAGGCGAAGCCAAATATGTTGATGATATGAAATTTGAGGGGATGTTGTATGCCAAAATTAAGAGAAGTCCGTATCCCCATGCAAAAATTTTAAATATTGATACAAGTAAAGCAGAAGCTTTACCGGGTGTAGAAGCGGTTATTACAGGTAAGGATTTTCCAAATACAACCGGTCTTTATATGGCAGATCGAACTGTTTTTGCCATTGATAAAGTTCGCTATATTGGTGATGCTGTAGCTGCTGTTGCTGCAGAAAGTGAAGAGATTGCAGAAAAAGCTCTTGAACTAATTGAAGTTGAATATGAAGAATTACCAGCACTTTTTGACCCAATTGAAGCAATGAAAGAAGATGCTCCGCTTATTCATGAGAATTTACATGAATATGATCATGCGGTATTTATTCATCCCGTACCCCATACCAACATCAGTGAGCATTTCAAGCTGCGGAAAGGCGATGTAGAGAAAGGATTTAAAGAAGCTGATTATATCATTGAAGATGAATTCTCCGTACCAATGGTACACCATGTTCCCCTTGAAACCCATACTGCTATAGCAAAAATGAGTCTGGATGGTCAATTAGAAGTTATTTCCAGTTGTCAATCTCCTTTTGCTGTTAGACAACTATTAGGCCATGTTTTCGATATTCCGTTAAATAAGATTACTGTTAAAGCTGAATATATTGGTGGCGGTTTTGGTGGTAAAGCCGGTCTACAGATCGAGCCAATGGTTGTTGCTCTGGCTATGACTGTACCGGGCCGATATATTCGTCTTACTTATACCCGTGAAGAAGAATTCCAGGCTGCTGTAAACCGCCAGGGCTTGCGTGCTAAATATAAGAGTGGTGTAAGAAAAGATGGTAAAATTGTGGCTCAGGAAATCACTTATATCTGGGATGCCGGAGCTTATAATGACTATGGGGTAAACATTGTTAAAACTGCTGGATATTCCTGCTCTGGTCCATATGAAATTGAAAATGTCAAAGCTGATTCCTATTGTGTATATACCAACCATCCTGTAGGTTGTGCTTATCGCGGTTTTGGTATGTGTGAGATCCACTGGGGTATTGAACAGCATATGGATAACATTGCTGAAAAGCTTGGTCTTTCTCCTGTTGAAATCCGGAAGATAAATGGTCTCAAAGATGGTTCTCTTACTGTTACCAATGAGAGATTGCAAGATGTTGGCTATATAAAATGTGTTGAGCGGGTCGCAGAACTTCTGGAATTGGATAAAAAGGATGCTCCAAGCAAGCCATATAAAGTAAGAGGTAAAGGTATTGCAGGTGCTTATAAAGGCCCATCTACCCCACCGGCTGCTGCTTCTTCAGCAATTATATATTTACTGGAAGATGGAACTGTTAATCTGCAGGTCAGCGCTACCGATATTGGTCAGGGTTCCCATACAGCTCTAGCTCAGATTGCTGCTGAAGAGCTGGGTATTGATGTAGATAAAATTCATGTTAGCGTTCCGAATACAGATTATACCCCATACGAATGGCAGACTGTAGGTAGCCGGACCACTTATTCTACAGGAAATGCTGTTATCAGAGCTGCTAGAGATTTAAAGCGTCAACTGTTGGAGTATGCGGCAGAAGACTTTAATGTAAATATTGAGGATCTTTATATTGAAGATGGATTTATCTATTCTAAGAAAGATAAGAATTTGAAAAAAGATATAAAAGATTATGCATTGGGTCTGGTTTACTCTGATGGTAGTGGTAGAGGCGGGCCTGTAATTGGTAAAGGTATCTTTATTCCTGAAGGTGTAACCAATCTTGATCCGGAAACTGGTCAGGGTCGTCCTGTTAACCACTGGACCTTTGGTGTTCACGGGGCAGAGGTAGAAGTTGACTTAGAAACCGGTGAAGTTGATGTAATTAAAATGGTTTCAGTTTTCGATGTGGGTCGTGTAATTAACCCTGACACCTGTGAAGGTCAGTTAGAAGGTGGTCTTATCCAGGGTATGGGTACTGCCCTGATGGAAGAGATGATCTTAAAAGATGGTAAACTATTGAATCCATCTTTTGTGGATTATAAAATTCCTACTGCCATGGATTGTCCTGAAATTATTACTGAGTTTGTTGAAACTCCTTTAAAGGATGGTCCTTATGGAGCTAGAGGAATTGGTGAACCTGCCATGATTCCTGCTGCTCCGGCCATTGCTAATGCCGTATATGATGCAATTGGTGTAAGAATTACTAGCTTGCCTATTACAGCGGAGAAAGTTTTGAAAGCCATCAAAGAAAAGAGAGCTAATGAAGAAAAAGAGAAGAATAA
- a CDS encoding (2Fe-2S)-binding protein has protein sequence MKKYKISFVINGRNKELEVPANMTLLEMLREELDLTGAKCGCGGGECGACTVIMNGEPVNSCLVLAPEVDGAEILTVEGLVKGTELDKIQESFIEHAALQCGYCTPGMIMSAKALLTKNPNPTEKEIREAISGNLCRCTGYEKIVEAIKAVAQK, from the coding sequence ATGAAAAAATATAAAATCTCCTTTGTAATTAATGGAAGAAATAAGGAATTGGAAGTTCCAGCTAATATGACTTTACTGGAAATGCTTAGAGAAGAGTTGGATTTGACAGGAGCCAAATGTGGTTGTGGTGGTGGTGAGTGCGGTGCGTGTACTGTAATTATGAATGGTGAACCGGTTAATTCCTGTCTGGTTCTGGCTCCTGAGGTTGATGGTGCTGAAATTTTAACTGTGGAAGGTCTGGTTAAAGGTACCGAATTGGATAAAATACAGGAATCCTTTATTGAACATGCAGCCTTGCAGTGTGGTTACTGTACTCCCGGTATGATTATGTCTGCCAAAGCACTTTTGACTAAAAATCCCAATCCAACTGAAAAAGAGATTCGTGAGGCCATCAGTGGTAACCTGTGTCGGTGTACTGGTTATGAAAAGATAGTTGAGGCCATTAAGGCTGTAGCACAAAAATAA
- a CDS encoding FAD binding domain-containing protein has translation MKLTNFEYVVPGSVQEACQFLSEHGTEAKILCGGTDVIVRMRDGYWKPKYVVDIKRISGLNKISYDETIGLTIGATVTLNQVAGSEIVQKYYPVLAEGAHVIGSLQVRNRGTLVGNICNASPLADTAPALLVYEAEVTIAGPEGERVVPISEFFTGPGKTVLKIGEMVTKVTVPPITDAVGRYFKHARRKAVDLSSVGVAVLVLGKDGDKVKEVRIALGAVAPTPVRAKNAEALLKDVTITPELLEKVKEAVVSDISPISDIRASKEYRTEISQILVKRGIEEILGWE, from the coding sequence ATGAAACTCACTAATTTTGAATATGTAGTTCCAGGTTCCGTTCAGGAAGCATGCCAGTTCCTCAGTGAACATGGTACAGAGGCTAAAATTTTATGTGGTGGTACTGATGTGATTGTGCGAATGCGGGATGGTTATTGGAAGCCAAAATATGTGGTTGATATTAAGAGAATTTCTGGATTAAATAAAATTTCGTATGATGAAACAATAGGTTTGACTATAGGAGCGACTGTAACTTTAAATCAGGTAGCTGGCTCTGAAATTGTTCAAAAGTATTATCCGGTTCTAGCTGAAGGTGCTCATGTCATAGGTTCCCTGCAGGTTAGAAATCGGGGTACTCTGGTTGGTAATATCTGTAATGCTTCTCCGTTGGCAGATACTGCTCCAGCTCTGCTGGTTTATGAAGCAGAAGTGACCATTGCTGGTCCGGAGGGAGAAAGAGTTGTGCCTATTAGTGAATTCTTTACCGGGCCAGGTAAAACGGTTCTTAAGATCGGAGAAATGGTAACAAAGGTAACCGTTCCACCTATAACCGATGCAGTAGGACGGTATTTTAAACATGCCCGGCGCAAGGCTGTTGATTTATCCAGTGTCGGTGTTGCTGTTCTGGTGCTTGGTAAAGATGGGGACAAAGTAAAAGAAGTACGAATTGCACTGGGTGCTGTGGCTCCTACTCCGGTTCGTGCTAAAAATGCTGAAGCACTATTAAAAGATGTAACTATTACACCCGAATTATTAGAAAAGGTAAAAGAAGCTGTTGTAAGTGATATTTCGCCTATCTCTGATATTCGTGCTTCTAAAGAGTATCGTACTGAAATCTCTCAGATTCTCGTCAAACGTGGGATTGAAGAGATTCTGGGTTGGGAATAA